Below is a genomic region from Leptotrichia shahii.
TTTGTGGAAAGTTCTAGAAAAGTTGTTGAACTTTATAAAGATAAATTGGATTTGAAAGTGATTAATAATAAAGAAGTTGTATTGGTTGAAAATGATGATTTTAGGATAAGAAAAAAATAAATACTTATTAAGAGATTATTTGAATGGAAATTTTGATGAAATACTTAAATTAAAAGATTTTGGGGTTTATTTATGGCTAGAAAAAAAGAATGAATAAGCAAAATCGAAAATCTTAAAGAAAAAGAAAAAATTAATAGCAGTTTTAATTGGACAAATTTTTATGTGTTCTTAGAAAAATTTAAGGAAGTTTTTAATAAGTTTGAAATGGAATAATACTTTAAAATTAAAATAAAATATTGAAAAAACAAGAATTTATAAAAATATATAAATTGTAATTAAAGAAAGGAAAAAAAATGACAGGAAATGAAATAAGAAAAAGTTTTGTAGATTTTTTTAAATCAAAGGAGCATAAACATTTTGAAAGTGCGTCGCTTATACCAGATGATAAGAGCTTGTTGCTGACTGTAGCAGGGATGGTACCGTTTAAGCCATTCTTTTTGGGAGAAAAGGAGGCACCATTTAAAAGGATTACGACTTATCAGAAATGTATCAGGACTAATGACTTGGAAAATGTAGGGAGAACGCCTAGACATCATACATTTTTTGAAATGTTGGGTAATTTCTCGTTTGGAGATTATTTTAAAAAGGAAGCTATCGAGTGGTCTTGGGAATATATAACGAAAGTATTGAAACTGGAAGAGGACAGACTTTGGGTGTCTGTGTATAAAACAGATGATGAAGCTTATGAAATTTGGAACAAGGAAATTGGAGTGCCAGAAGAAAGAATTGTTAGGCTTGGAGAAGAGGACAACTGGTGGGCAGCAGGACCTGTAGGTTCTTGCGGGCCTTGTAGCGAGATTTATTACGATACTCAGAATATGGGAAAAAATAACGAAGAAGCTGACAGAAAGCCAGGAGATGACGGAGATAGATTTTTAGAAATTTGGAATCTGGTATTTACTGAATGGAACAGGCTTGAAGATGGTTCACTTGTACCACTTCCAGAAAAAAATATTGACACAGGGGCAGGACTTGAGAGAATTGCTTCAGTTGTGCAAAACAAGGATAACAACTTTGATACTGATTTGTTTACAAATATTACAAAAGGTATAAAATCTGTACTTGAAATTCAAGGAAATGAAAATGAGGAAGCAATAAAAATTATTGCCGATCACGTAAGAGCATCAGTATTTTTGATTGGAGATGGAGTGTTGCCGTCAAACGAAGGACGTGGATATATTTTAAGAAAAATTATAAGACGTGCCTTTGGAGCTGGAAGTTCTGCAAAACAGAAAGTTTTTGAAAAAGAGGATATATTTCTTTATAAATTAGTACCTTATGTTCTTGAAACAATGAATGAAGCATATCCAGAATTAGCTGAAAAGCAGGAATACATTGAAAAAGTTATAAGGCTGGAAGAAGAAAGATTTGCAACAACTTTGAAAAATGGAACTGAAATGCTGGAAGAAGAAATTCAGAAATTAAAAGAGGCAAATCAGAAGGAATTGCCAGCTGAACTGACTTTCAAATTGTATGACACTTTTGGATTCCCATTTGAACTTACAAAATTGATTTTGGAAAATCAAGGATTTGAAGCATCAGAAGAAGAATTTGAGAAAAAACTGGCAGAACAGGTGCAACGTTCAAAGGACAGCAGAACAACAATTTCTGATATGATAAAAGATGAATTTATAGATGAATTTTTTGAAAAACATGGGAAAACTGAATTTACTGGATATTTACAAAATTTTGAGGAAAAAAGCACGCTTTTACATATTGCCAAAAGTGAAGGAATTTCAGGATATGAGATGATTTTTGACAAAACACCGTTTTATGCTGAATCTGGAGGGCAAGTTGCTGATACAGGAATTATTACTTCTGGAGAATTTGAAGGAAGAGTTGTAAATGTGGTTAAAAAACATGATGTCTTTATTCATCAGGTTGAA
It encodes:
- the alaS gene encoding alanine--tRNA ligase codes for the protein MTGNEIRKSFVDFFKSKEHKHFESASLIPDDKSLLLTVAGMVPFKPFFLGEKEAPFKRITTYQKCIRTNDLENVGRTPRHHTFFEMLGNFSFGDYFKKEAIEWSWEYITKVLKLEEDRLWVSVYKTDDEAYEIWNKEIGVPEERIVRLGEEDNWWAAGPVGSCGPCSEIYYDTQNMGKNNEEADRKPGDDGDRFLEIWNLVFTEWNRLEDGSLVPLPEKNIDTGAGLERIASVVQNKDNNFDTDLFTNITKGIKSVLEIQGNENEEAIKIIADHVRASVFLIGDGVLPSNEGRGYILRKIIRRAFGAGSSAKQKVFEKEDIFLYKLVPYVLETMNEAYPELAEKQEYIEKVIRLEEERFATTLKNGTEMLEEEIQKLKEANQKELPAELTFKLYDTFGFPFELTKLILENQGFEASEEEFEKKLAEQVQRSKDSRTTISDMIKDEFIDEFFEKHGKTEFTGYLQNFEEKSTLLHIAKSEGISGYEMIFDKTPFYAESGGQVADTGIITSGEFEGRVVNVVKKHDVFIHQVEITRGIAPAVGVEVKMQIDINRRKDIQRNHTATHILHKVLRENLGTHVEQSGSLVDDEKLRFDFSHYEAISPEMIEKIEKGVNDIILSNLQVKINYENIEDAKARGAMALFSDKYGDVVRVVEIDGYSIELCGGTHVKSTGEIGLFNIESENGIASGTRRITATTGHKSLNYVNRLEEKIKEISDIFRTDEKNVVDIIEKYIGDMRAAVKVYEEMQTKLVKYEINEMLENVETVNGVKVLKTSFENKNVDELKEIVDRGKEKMQSGIIILGTNNDGKAIFVVGVTKDLISKVKAGEIVKVAAQVAGGNGGGRPDFAQAGGKNGSAVKEAVNKAFEFVNEKL